TGGTAAACGGAAAAAATGGTGCCCACGCTAACATTGGCGTCAATATTGGACGATCCGTCCAGTGGATCAAAAACGACCACGTACTTACCCAGCGGATATTCATCCGGGATGGGAATGATATCGTCGGATTCTTCGGAAGCCATCACACAGGTGTGGCCATTGTGATCCAGTGCTTTGATTAACGTTTCGTTCGCAAATTGATCCAGTTTTTTTACAACTTCTCCCTGCACGTTAACGCTACCCGTCTCCCCTAAAATATCCATCAATCCAGCCTTATTTACATGATAGGAGATTAACTTGGACGCAAATGCAATATCGTTCATCAAATCCGTAAATTTACCGGTGGCGGTTGGATATTTACGTTGTTCCTCAATAATGTGACGTGTTAAGGTAATAATTTTACCACTCATACCATACTCCCCATATTTTCAGTTTTAAAGACAAAAAGATAGCAATAATTTATGAAAAAAATATTTAAAGATAAATGGTTATTTTACATTTTTTATTTTTTTTTGAATTTAAAAGATAAAAACACAGCCTCGCCGCCCAATAAGCACAACCCGCCCACACACCGTATAATAATTCGTAATTCATAATTTTTAATGTTGCCCCCAAAACGCCTTTAGCGATTAACCAGTTAACGATTCAATGACTAACGTCAGCTTCCCTATTTTAACTCCAGTTCCTTGCACATGCGATGGAAATTGGGCGGAGCCAGGCCTAAGAGACGCGCGGCCTGGGCGTCGCTGGCAGCGCGTTTTCGCACAAATTCGAAATATTTTTTTCTAAACGCTCGTTCGATCTCGCGCCAGGGCGTAATATGGATCGGGTCCCACTCAAAACCATTCTCAGAATCAACGGCAGCTCTGCTCTTCGGCGCAAGCCCCAGCGAATCTTTCACGTCGCTCACATCGATCATACCATCGACATTGTAAAGCAAACGCTGAACCACATTCTGCAGCTGACGTACATTGCCCGGCCAGTCAAATCCCTGTAAATAATCCATGGCCGACGAGGAGATTTGGGGAACGTCAACGCCCATGGTGTGCGCAAAATGCTTAAAAAAGTGTTCGAGGAGAAGCGGAATATCTTCTTTGCGTTCTCGCAGGGGGGGAATGTACAGGTTAATCACATTCAAACGATAAAAGAGATCTTCGCGAAATGTTTTTTGCTGAACCGCGCTGATCAGATCTTTGTTGGTTGCGGCCACAACGCGCACATCCACTTTAACCTTATCCGTCCGACCAATTTTATCGATCTCTCCATCCTGCAATACGCGCAACAGTTTCACCTGAGCCGAAATGGGCAGCTCCCCGATCTCATCCAGAAAGAGCGTCCCCTGATTGGCCGCCTCGAACAGGCCGATTTTTTTCTCCACGGCGCCAGTAAAAGATCCTTTTTCAAAGCCGAACAGTTCGCTTTCAATCAAATCGTGGGGTAAACTGCCGCAATTGATGGTCAAAAACTTTTCGAAACGACGCCGGCTTAAATAGTGCAAATGTGTGGCGACCAATTCTTTTCCCGTTCCGCTTTCCCCTAAAATCAAAACCGTGGCCTCCTGCTGGGCGATTTTAGCGATTTTGCTTCGTAAAGCTCGCATCGCCTCCGATTCGCCGATAAGCGCTTTTTGTTGTAACAACTCTTCAATCGATTGCTCCAATTTCCGC
This sequence is a window from Caldithrix abyssi DSM 13497. Protein-coding genes within it:
- a CDS encoding sigma-54-dependent transcriptional regulator: MQFNQKINILLIEDEEYDVKRVQKTIAPLSDQIRIKKIVADGQSALEALKKSPNYFDVVIMDYQLLGGITGENLIRKIKEVDATLQIIVITKMTVNITDFDFANRLIEAGAMWYCTKYPGDIEDFIYQPTDFILSILNAFEKRRLLKKEQSSKRKLEQSIEELLQQKALIGESEAMRALRSKIAKIAQQEATVLILGESGTGKELVATHLHYLSRRRFEKFLTINCGSLPHDLIESELFGFEKGSFTGAVEKKIGLFEAANQGTLFLDEIGELPISAQVKLLRVLQDGEIDKIGRTDKVKVDVRVVAATNKDLISAVQQKTFREDLFYRLNVINLYIPPLRERKEDIPLLLEHFFKHFAHTMGVDVPQISSSAMDYLQGFDWPGNVRQLQNVVQRLLYNVDGMIDVSDVKDSLGLAPKSRAAVDSENGFEWDPIHITPWREIERAFRKKYFEFVRKRAASDAQAARLLGLAPPNFHRMCKELELK